A single genomic interval of Bacillus sp. es.036 harbors:
- a CDS encoding AAA family ATPase — translation MRPITLSVSGLHSFREKQEIDFETLCQGGIFGIFGPTGSGKSSLLDAMTLALYGKVERATNNTQGIMNHAEDTLSVSFTFALSDLRYRVERTYKRSGDVSIRSANSRLIEIGEENTVLADKDRDVSQKIQEILGLTIDDFTRAVVLPQGKFAEFLSLKGTERRQMLQRLFQLEKYGDQFNRRLKSRVDEKKHQLNEVSAEQTGLGDASKEFLKEAKNAVDIADKAAQKAKEDLISADKQKEHVIEIWNLQQQLADLQAKKNTLSEGQAEIDAIEEKIAQATAAAQIKPYLDAVEATEKEVQDAKLRYEETKRVLEEMKSFFQTTKKAYEEERSNKEKQEPLLIKQINDLERGLALEKEINQLTKQLKDIEQQSTRHDKEAKAAEEETSKAQQDLKKARTLQSDLNEELTSLQVTPEKRKKMGRAQSLKQEFESLSKQLESAKIEEKKQDNEQKRLQPLYEETVKNLNEMRERYTGYYQAVLSTYHAVSSHKLTLEQHIRTVQEEVEHNERKLDESRAHAIAIRLAKGLGEGDACPVCGAKEHVHLADGEDHTAEIKDLLQQKEQTRETLKDKLQSAKQLQYQLEQMSDAMIAQEEGFNVQKDLNEVKRNFSVEEILTEMKSLAQDVRELEEKVKLLGKNIQEKQSKVSEYAYQLTQVQNELQSKTEKRMDLSKETASIEETIQKELSLSVHQIEAEVVHIEKMDQQADVIRERLSKSGPYIEAKEQRLQELQEKMQQYSVRKVELTSSIHQLSEQMKKADADYIAIVGNTSAQEGLTQVNKQLNEIRQAEKSSLEQLQHAQERYQQAERRAAADENYNNDAQLRLKKAIETYEAAEASSIFENRTQIRNAEVSQEQKLNWEKRVEAYRNEWKQTEYSIGELNKKLAGRTISEDHYNETIQHATRANEVREEALSQFAAARHHLDDVTKRHDRYMELETMRKTVSEELEKLGKLQTVFRANSFVEFIASEQLEQVSLDASQKLGDLTSQRYAIEVDSAGGFLIRDDANGGVKRPVSTLSGGETFLTSLALALALSGQIQLRGAHPLQFFFLDEGFGTLDESLLDTVITALEKLQNESLSVGVISHVPELRARLPRKVIVSPSEPSGRGSRIEMESL, via the coding sequence ATGAGACCAATTACATTGTCCGTTTCAGGACTGCATAGTTTTCGTGAAAAACAAGAAATTGACTTTGAAACGCTTTGTCAGGGAGGGATTTTCGGGATTTTTGGCCCAACTGGTAGTGGGAAATCCTCTCTTCTTGATGCGATGACGCTTGCTCTTTACGGCAAAGTTGAACGGGCAACAAATAATACCCAGGGGATTATGAACCACGCGGAAGACACCTTATCTGTGTCATTTACGTTTGCACTGAGTGACTTACGCTATCGCGTAGAACGTACGTATAAAAGGTCAGGCGATGTATCCATTCGCTCTGCTAATTCTCGTCTTATCGAAATCGGTGAAGAGAATACGGTACTAGCAGATAAAGACCGCGATGTTTCTCAAAAAATCCAGGAAATTCTCGGATTAACAATTGATGATTTCACTCGCGCTGTTGTTCTACCTCAAGGGAAATTTGCGGAGTTTTTATCACTCAAAGGAACAGAAAGAAGGCAGATGCTCCAGCGCCTTTTTCAGCTTGAAAAATATGGTGATCAGTTTAACCGTCGATTAAAATCACGAGTGGATGAGAAAAAACATCAATTAAATGAAGTATCCGCGGAGCAAACTGGCCTTGGCGATGCCTCAAAAGAATTTCTTAAAGAAGCTAAGAATGCTGTGGATATCGCTGATAAAGCAGCTCAAAAAGCGAAAGAAGACCTCATTTCAGCTGATAAGCAAAAAGAACACGTGATAGAAATCTGGAACCTTCAACAACAGCTTGCGGACCTCCAAGCTAAGAAAAACACGCTTTCAGAAGGCCAGGCTGAAATCGATGCAATTGAAGAAAAGATCGCCCAAGCAACGGCGGCTGCACAAATAAAACCCTATTTAGATGCGGTTGAAGCGACTGAGAAAGAAGTGCAGGATGCAAAGCTTCGTTACGAAGAGACGAAACGTGTATTAGAAGAAATGAAGTCCTTCTTTCAAACAACGAAAAAAGCTTACGAGGAAGAACGATCGAACAAGGAGAAGCAAGAGCCGCTTCTTATTAAACAAATTAATGATCTTGAGCGAGGCTTGGCTCTTGAAAAAGAAATCAATCAGCTTACCAAACAGTTAAAGGATATTGAACAGCAATCTACCCGACATGACAAAGAAGCGAAAGCGGCTGAAGAGGAAACGTCAAAAGCGCAACAAGATTTAAAGAAAGCGCGGACGCTTCAGTCTGATTTAAATGAAGAACTTACAAGTCTCCAGGTCACCCCAGAAAAACGAAAGAAAATGGGAAGAGCACAAAGCTTAAAGCAGGAGTTTGAGTCGCTCAGTAAACAGCTTGAATCGGCTAAGATTGAAGAAAAAAAGCAGGACAATGAACAAAAGCGACTGCAGCCTCTTTACGAGGAAACCGTAAAAAATCTGAATGAAATGAGAGAGCGGTATACAGGTTATTACCAAGCTGTGCTTTCAACTTACCATGCCGTTTCTTCCCACAAATTAACGCTCGAACAGCACATTCGAACGGTTCAAGAGGAAGTCGAACATAACGAGCGTAAACTAGACGAAAGTCGAGCGCATGCCATTGCGATTCGGCTTGCAAAAGGGTTAGGAGAAGGCGACGCGTGCCCTGTTTGTGGAGCGAAGGAACACGTTCATCTGGCAGATGGAGAAGATCATACAGCGGAAATCAAAGATCTCCTACAGCAAAAGGAACAAACGCGTGAAACGTTAAAAGATAAGCTCCAATCAGCGAAGCAGCTTCAGTATCAGCTAGAACAAATGTCTGATGCGATGATAGCGCAAGAAGAAGGGTTTAACGTTCAGAAGGACTTGAACGAAGTGAAGCGTAACTTTTCAGTAGAAGAAATTCTTACTGAGATGAAGTCCCTTGCTCAAGATGTACGTGAATTAGAAGAGAAAGTGAAGCTTTTAGGGAAGAACATTCAAGAGAAGCAGTCAAAAGTTTCTGAGTATGCGTATCAGCTGACGCAAGTTCAGAACGAGCTTCAATCCAAGACCGAGAAACGAATGGATCTAAGCAAAGAAACGGCATCGATTGAGGAAACCATTCAGAAAGAATTATCTCTTTCAGTTCACCAGATTGAAGCGGAAGTGGTTCATATTGAAAAAATGGATCAACAAGCAGACGTGATTCGTGAAAGACTTTCGAAAAGTGGGCCATATATTGAAGCCAAGGAACAACGTCTTCAGGAGCTTCAGGAAAAGATGCAGCAGTATTCTGTCCGAAAGGTAGAGTTAACAAGCTCGATTCATCAACTATCTGAACAAATGAAAAAAGCGGATGCAGATTATATTGCGATTGTCGGAAATACGTCGGCTCAAGAAGGTTTAACGCAAGTAAATAAGCAGCTAAATGAGATTCGTCAGGCTGAAAAAAGTTCGCTCGAGCAACTGCAACATGCACAAGAACGCTACCAGCAAGCTGAAAGACGTGCAGCTGCTGATGAAAACTATAATAACGATGCGCAACTTCGTTTAAAGAAGGCTATCGAAACCTATGAAGCGGCTGAAGCATCTTCTATATTCGAAAATCGAACTCAGATTCGAAATGCTGAAGTATCGCAGGAACAGAAACTTAATTGGGAAAAGCGTGTGGAAGCGTATCGGAATGAATGGAAGCAAACGGAGTACTCAATCGGTGAGCTTAACAAAAAGCTTGCGGGAAGAACGATCTCAGAAGATCATTACAACGAAACGATCCAGCACGCAACAAGAGCAAACGAAGTTCGAGAAGAAGCGCTCTCTCAATTTGCGGCAGCACGTCACCATCTCGATGATGTGACAAAGCGACATGACCGTTATATGGAACTCGAAACGATGCGAAAAACAGTCAGTGAAGAACTCGAAAAGCTTGGTAAGCTTCAAACAGTTTTCCGAGCAAATAGTTTTGTTGAATTTATTGCATCTGAACAGCTCGAACAAGTGAGTCTCGACGCCTCACAAAAACTTGGTGATCTAACCTCCCAAAGGTATGCGATTGAGGTTGATTCAGCTGGAGGTTTCTTAATTCGAGATGATGCGAATGGAGGAGTGAAGCGACCTGTTTCCACCTTATCTGGAGGCGAAACGTTCTTAACCTCTCTTGCGCTCGCACTTGCTCTCTCTGGACAAATCCAACTAAGGGGAGCGCATCCACTGCAATTTTTCTTCCTGGACGAAGGGTTTGGTACATTGGACGAATCGCTGCTAGATACGGTGATTACGGCGCTTGAAAAGTTACAAAACGAGAGTTTATCCGTGGGTGTCATCAGTCACGTTCCAGAACTTAGGGCAAGACTGCCGAGAAAAGTGATTGTCTCTCCTTCAGAACCATCTGGTCGAGGAAGTCGAATCGAAATGGAATCGTTGTAA
- a CDS encoding fumarylacetoacetate hydrolase family protein has protein sequence MKFVSFKDKKAVGFGILDEKNQQIINLKTYFHDQGLDIPDLRMFIHYGELHLDDITEFSAQYNVLVEDVEIIAPIMKPAKNIVCVGKNYRDHAIEMGSEKDIPKHPMIFTKAPTTVSNPDQVLTFERELAEALDYEGELAIVIGKEGKGINMNEAMEYVFGYTIINDLTARDLQKKHGQFFVGKSLDQSCPMGPAIVHKSSLVDPHQLTIVTKVNGDVRQNGSTSDFIFNIPELIHVLSKGMTLEPGDIIATGTPAGVGKGFNPPKYLGDGDVIEIDIEGIGTLRNEISIR, from the coding sequence ATGAAGTTTGTTTCATTTAAGGACAAGAAAGCAGTTGGATTTGGAATTTTAGATGAAAAAAATCAGCAAATTATTAATCTAAAAACGTATTTTCACGACCAAGGTCTAGACATACCTGACCTGCGAATGTTTATCCACTATGGGGAACTTCATTTGGATGACATTACCGAATTTTCAGCTCAGTATAACGTTTTAGTCGAAGATGTGGAGATCATAGCTCCTATCATGAAACCCGCCAAAAATATCGTTTGTGTCGGAAAAAATTATCGCGACCATGCTATTGAAATGGGGAGTGAGAAAGACATTCCAAAGCATCCAATGATTTTTACGAAAGCGCCGACAACCGTTAGCAACCCGGACCAAGTATTAACATTTGAACGTGAGCTAGCTGAAGCGCTTGACTATGAGGGAGAACTTGCGATTGTGATCGGTAAGGAGGGAAAAGGAATTAACATGAATGAAGCCATGGAATACGTTTTCGGCTATACGATTATCAATGATCTTACAGCGAGGGACCTACAAAAAAAGCATGGTCAATTTTTTGTAGGGAAAAGTCTTGATCAGTCCTGCCCAATGGGTCCTGCTATTGTACATAAATCTTCCTTAGTCGATCCTCATCAATTAACGATTGTCACGAAAGTAAATGGAGATGTGAGACAAAATGGCAGCACGTCTGATTTCATTTTCAATATTCCTGAGCTGATCCACGTTCTCTCGAAGGGCATGACGTTAGAGCCTGGTGATATCATCGCAACCGGAACACCGGCTGGGGTAGGCAAGGGATTCAATCCGCCTAAATATTTAGGAGATGGAGACGTCATCGAAATAGACATAGAAGGAATCGGCACTTTACGTAATGAAATAAGTATAAGATAA
- a CDS encoding efflux RND transporter periplasmic adaptor subunit: MKRKSLWISISVTLVILLFITANTLIIQSVIAGEKKLETVTVKGKTYQELSTFEGVLIPELEESYYYQSSRGDISNVLVKEGDDVSIGTSLFEYDEGEVVNVSDLKAQVNKAETAVSVLDDQLSDLAVQSSRIESNEDLEDEQKLQLQLDVEEQIRDTEYKKRLAELDVKELERQIAEVDTEKVELSVDSTLDGTVEQVNRTPEDGESVVTLLSNKLTVQGSVNELNYPTLAVDQEVVIRSGAYPGQPATGRLTILENRPYEVDEETGLSMYHFNVMLNEESEMKAGTHVVIDIPLHQNNNAPSVPKGSIIVKDDKSYVVVYEEEKLHLRKVEQGRIEGGKVEILSGLQLKEKVLTKPREAFTELLSEKDELEKDQKDQDENPEMDTESKG, from the coding sequence GTGAAACGTAAGTCACTGTGGATTAGTATTAGCGTTACGCTTGTTATACTTCTTTTTATTACTGCGAACACGCTGATCATACAGAGTGTTATTGCAGGAGAGAAGAAGCTTGAGACCGTTACGGTAAAAGGGAAGACGTATCAGGAACTTTCAACTTTTGAAGGGGTCCTTATTCCAGAATTAGAGGAATCCTATTATTATCAATCATCTCGAGGGGATATCTCGAATGTGCTCGTAAAAGAAGGAGACGATGTCTCTATAGGTACGTCCCTGTTTGAATATGATGAAGGGGAGGTCGTTAATGTATCTGATTTGAAAGCACAAGTGAACAAGGCGGAAACAGCTGTTTCTGTCCTTGATGATCAGCTAAGTGACCTTGCTGTTCAGTCATCGAGAATTGAATCGAACGAGGATCTAGAAGATGAGCAAAAGCTTCAATTACAGTTGGATGTCGAAGAACAAATAAGAGATACGGAGTATAAGAAAAGACTTGCAGAGCTTGATGTGAAAGAGTTGGAGCGCCAAATTGCTGAAGTAGATACTGAAAAAGTAGAATTATCCGTTGATTCAACGCTTGATGGAACGGTGGAGCAAGTAAACCGGACACCAGAAGACGGGGAGAGCGTCGTAACGCTATTGTCAAACAAGCTAACTGTTCAAGGTTCGGTTAATGAATTGAACTATCCGACGCTAGCTGTGGATCAGGAAGTTGTTATACGTTCAGGCGCTTATCCAGGACAACCAGCAACGGGCAGGCTGACAATACTAGAAAATCGACCTTATGAAGTGGATGAAGAGACGGGTCTCAGTATGTATCATTTTAACGTTATGTTAAATGAGGAAAGTGAAATGAAGGCAGGTACGCACGTGGTCATTGACATCCCTCTTCATCAAAATAACAATGCTCCTTCAGTCCCAAAAGGAAGTATAATTGTAAAAGATGATAAGAGCTATGTTGTTGTCTATGAAGAAGAGAAGCTTCATTTAAGAAAAGTAGAGCAAGGCCGAATAGAAGGTGGCAAGGTTGAAATTCTTTCAGGTCTTCAGCTAAAGGAAAAAGTGTTAACTAAGCCTAGAGAAGCTTTTACTGAATTGCTTTCTGAGAAGGATGAGCTGGAGAAAGACCAAAAAGACCAAGATGAAAATCCAGAGATGGATACCGAAAGCAAAGGATAA
- the addA gene encoding helicase-exonuclease AddAB subunit AddA, with protein MITKPEGSRWTDEQWEAIASRNQDVLVAAAAGSGKTAVLVERIIRRLADEKDPAEVDRILVVTFTNAAAAEMRHRIGEALEEKLKEDPSSLYLRRQLSMLNRASISTLHSFCMEVLRRYYYKIDLDPAFRVADQTEAALLREEAMEELFEEHYSQKENEAFYDLVDRYSSDRSDVDLQLLVERLFHFSSSHPWPKQWLADSVDLYKHAGNKSFDELIWVEELKKDVVLQLEGMREVQEKALSISSSPGGPEPYLSTLEIEREMVNGLLQASKESWAALKNAFEAVSFGRLKPCKGDQFDPELIDAVKGMRDRVKKTVQSMKEDLFQREAEEYLEDIQKLAPVLETLSSLVNEFRDKYADLKKEKGLVDYSDLEHYCLSILLDEASTSDNPIASSAAKEYQTQFAEVLIDEYQDTNSVQETILNAISRTSEHGGNRFMVGDVKQSIYRFRLAEPGLFLAKYKSFGRSSDEPTKRIDLARNFRSREEVLNSTNFIFKQIMDERVGEIKYDRAAELIPGAEYPKSQSVVPEVHVIDQSSDVEEDEEVEKVQLEARLIASNIKSMMGKSENERTKIYDRKEDRMRPIQYRDMVILMRATSSWAPVMMEELKQAGIPSYSDLATGYFEATEVAIMMSLLNVIDNPYQDIPLASVLRSPIIGLSEEELALIRINEKQSSYYLAMQAYCETESAELSEKIARFIDDLNRWREQARQSSLSELIWQLYRETNYYEFVGGMPAGLQRQANLRALYDRARQYEATSFRGLFRFLRFIDRMKERGSDLGTARALGEQEDVVRVMTIHKSKGLEFPVVFVAGIAKQFNMRDMANQMLLHKEFGLATKYIDPINRISYPTLPYFTLQKRMKLELLAEEMRVLYVALTRAKEKLILVGTVNDWEKELLSWAEAPGEEWLLSDYERSTSKTYLSWIGPSIIRHQDLSSITDGIASFLKHDEVFHHPSRWSLTLHQASNFSQVEAEDVKKHEEYEELIRRKAYVPEESAFKDVVHNRLNWTYPHQAAAETRSKQSVTEVKRQREIFQDERSDDRLVKGFSQSLKERPRFLQSKKLTPAERGTAMHIVMQHIDLHQRHEEKDIKELIAKLETKELLTNDQAQAIDVKQIKHLIDSDLGDKMRNAVEIYKEVPFSLGVDSKWIYPEFKGDQETVVLQGVIDCILRDQHGELLLVDYKTDVIENRFSSEQQAMETMKRRYTTQLQLYEKAINEIWGLPCKEKILFFFDGGKSLLID; from the coding sequence ATGATAACTAAACCTGAAGGATCAAGATGGACTGATGAGCAGTGGGAAGCCATTGCTTCAAGAAACCAAGATGTTTTAGTAGCCGCTGCGGCAGGGTCGGGGAAAACCGCTGTTTTAGTTGAACGAATTATAAGACGTTTAGCCGATGAAAAAGATCCGGCTGAAGTTGATCGGATTCTAGTCGTAACATTTACGAATGCAGCAGCTGCTGAAATGCGCCACCGAATTGGAGAAGCGCTTGAAGAAAAGCTGAAGGAAGATCCTTCTTCGCTATACTTAAGAAGACAGCTTTCTATGTTAAATCGTGCTTCTATTTCTACACTACATTCGTTTTGTATGGAAGTTCTTCGCCGCTATTATTACAAGATCGATCTTGATCCTGCTTTTCGAGTAGCCGATCAAACGGAAGCCGCTTTACTTCGTGAAGAAGCGATGGAAGAGCTCTTTGAAGAGCACTACAGCCAGAAAGAAAATGAAGCATTTTATGACCTCGTCGACCGCTATAGTAGTGATCGGAGCGACGTCGATCTTCAGCTTCTAGTTGAACGACTTTTTCATTTCTCTTCAAGTCATCCTTGGCCGAAACAGTGGTTGGCAGATAGTGTAGATTTATATAAACATGCAGGTAATAAAAGCTTCGATGAGCTGATCTGGGTAGAGGAATTAAAGAAAGATGTTGTGCTTCAGTTAGAAGGAATGCGTGAAGTGCAGGAAAAAGCCCTTTCCATTTCATCTTCCCCAGGTGGTCCAGAACCGTACCTTTCCACGTTAGAAATCGAGCGCGAAATGGTGAATGGACTTCTCCAGGCTTCTAAGGAATCATGGGCAGCATTAAAAAACGCGTTTGAAGCTGTTTCATTTGGACGCTTAAAGCCTTGTAAAGGTGACCAGTTTGATCCTGAGCTTATTGATGCTGTCAAAGGAATGCGTGATCGGGTAAAGAAAACCGTTCAAAGTATGAAAGAAGATCTGTTTCAACGGGAAGCAGAGGAGTATCTTGAGGATATCCAAAAACTTGCGCCTGTTCTTGAAACGTTATCTTCTCTCGTAAATGAATTTAGGGATAAGTATGCTGATCTAAAAAAAGAAAAGGGACTTGTTGACTACAGTGACCTTGAGCATTACTGTCTTTCGATTTTATTAGATGAGGCATCAACATCTGATAACCCTATCGCTTCAAGTGCGGCGAAGGAATATCAGACGCAGTTCGCTGAAGTGCTCATTGATGAGTACCAGGATACGAACTCTGTTCAAGAAACGATTCTTAATGCCATTAGCCGAACGTCCGAACACGGTGGGAATCGTTTTATGGTAGGTGATGTTAAACAAAGTATATACAGGTTTAGACTTGCTGAGCCTGGGTTATTTCTAGCAAAATATAAGTCGTTTGGCCGCTCTTCAGATGAGCCTACTAAACGCATCGATCTTGCACGAAACTTTCGAAGTCGTGAGGAAGTTCTAAATAGCACCAACTTTATTTTTAAACAAATTATGGATGAACGCGTTGGAGAAATAAAATATGATCGTGCAGCTGAACTTATTCCTGGTGCAGAGTATCCGAAGTCTCAATCGGTGGTACCAGAAGTTCATGTGATTGATCAAAGCTCTGATGTAGAAGAAGATGAAGAGGTTGAAAAAGTTCAGCTTGAAGCACGTCTAATTGCATCGAACATTAAATCCATGATGGGAAAGAGCGAAAACGAGCGAACGAAAATATACGATCGAAAAGAAGATCGGATGAGACCTATTCAGTACAGAGATATGGTGATCTTAATGCGCGCCACTAGTAGCTGGGCGCCGGTTATGATGGAAGAATTAAAGCAGGCGGGTATTCCATCTTATTCAGACCTTGCGACAGGGTATTTCGAAGCGACAGAAGTAGCGATCATGATGAGTCTTCTAAACGTGATCGATAATCCCTATCAGGATATTCCGCTCGCATCTGTCTTGCGATCACCGATTATTGGGTTATCGGAAGAAGAACTTGCGTTGATTCGGATAAATGAGAAGCAATCAAGTTATTATCTCGCCATGCAGGCGTATTGTGAGACAGAGTCAGCTGAGCTTTCAGAGAAAATAGCACGATTTATCGATGATTTAAATCGCTGGCGAGAACAGGCAAGGCAGTCATCGTTAAGTGAATTAATTTGGCAATTGTATCGCGAAACGAATTACTATGAATTTGTCGGCGGAATGCCCGCTGGTTTGCAACGCCAGGCGAATCTGCGTGCTTTATATGATCGTGCAAGACAATACGAAGCAACCTCATTTCGTGGATTGTTCCGCTTTCTGCGGTTTATCGATCGAATGAAAGAGCGAGGAAGTGATCTTGGAACAGCCCGTGCGCTTGGAGAGCAGGAAGATGTTGTGCGCGTGATGACGATTCACAAAAGCAAAGGACTTGAATTCCCTGTTGTCTTTGTCGCAGGCATAGCAAAGCAATTCAACATGAGAGACATGGCAAATCAAATGCTTCTTCATAAAGAATTCGGTTTAGCAACGAAATACATTGATCCAATCAATCGTATTAGTTATCCGACGTTACCTTACTTTACATTACAAAAGCGAATGAAACTTGAGCTATTGGCTGAAGAAATGCGGGTTCTTTACGTTGCTTTAACGAGAGCAAAAGAAAAATTAATTCTAGTTGGTACGGTGAATGACTGGGAGAAAGAATTACTCTCCTGGGCAGAGGCACCAGGAGAGGAGTGGCTCCTTTCTGATTATGAGCGCTCAACAAGTAAAACGTATTTGAGCTGGATTGGACCATCTATTATCAGGCATCAAGATCTTTCTTCCATAACAGACGGCATCGCTAGTTTCCTGAAACATGATGAGGTTTTTCATCACCCATCACGATGGTCGTTAACGCTCCATCAAGCTTCGAATTTTTCTCAAGTTGAAGCAGAAGACGTTAAGAAACACGAGGAATACGAGGAACTCATTCGAAGGAAAGCCTACGTTCCAGAAGAAAGTGCCTTTAAAGACGTTGTTCATAATCGTCTTAATTGGACATATCCACACCAGGCAGCTGCTGAAACAAGATCAAAGCAGTCGGTAACGGAAGTGAAGCGTCAGCGGGAAATTTTCCAGGACGAACGGAGTGACGATCGCCTTGTAAAAGGCTTTAGCCAATCGTTAAAAGAACGCCCACGCTTTCTTCAAAGTAAAAAGCTTACGCCTGCTGAGCGCGGAACCGCGATGCATATCGTTATGCAGCATATTGATTTGCACCAACGGCATGAAGAAAAGGATATTAAAGAATTAATCGCAAAGCTTGAAACGAAAGAATTATTAACTAACGATCAGGCTCAAGCCATTGATGTGAAACAAATTAAGCACTTGATTGATTCTGATCTAGGTGACAAGATGAGAAATGCGGTCGAAATATATAAAGAGGTTCCCTTTAGTCTCGGGGTGGATTCGAAGTGGATTTATCCAGAATTCAAAGGAGACCAAGAAACGGTCGTGTTACAGGGGGTTATTGATTGTATCCTGCGCGATCAACACGGAGAATTACTGTTAGTCGATTATAAAACAGACGTGATTGAAAATCGTTTTTCTTCAGAGCAACAGGCAATGGAGACAATGAAACGACGTTATACAACACAGCTTCAACTATATGAAAAAGCGATTAATGAGATTTGGGGTTTGCCTTGTAAAGAAAAAATTCTTTTCTTTTTTGATGGTGGCAAATCACTCTTAATCGATTAA
- a CDS encoding exonuclease SbcCD subunit D — MKLLHTADWHLGKTLEGRSRLPEQRAFLEELQMIADEENVDAILMAGDVFDTVNPPAAAETLFYEAAVKLTSRGERPLIIISGNHDNPERLSASRPLAHTSGITIIGFPTIDPVEITVRNGQKLSIAALPYPSESRLNECLTEGQEEDALQLAYDDRVKKLFSDLSEAGGEDAVHIAMSHIYVAGSRESDSERPIQVGGAYTVSANSLPEQAQYVALGHLHRPQTITKGSALARYSGSPLAYSFSEANQAKSVTIIDVEPDGLAHISEIPLQSGKPLVRWVADEGIEQVYTWLEEGKDEEAWIDLEVHLNDTLSIEEIHRLRSQHKGFIHIRPVFKKKEEQREVSYANLPIEELFKRFYEKQTDGAVPDDELVQLFLDLSQSEEEE, encoded by the coding sequence ATGAAATTGCTTCATACCGCTGACTGGCATCTTGGCAAAACATTAGAAGGTAGAAGCCGCCTTCCTGAACAGCGAGCGTTTCTTGAAGAGCTTCAAATGATTGCAGATGAAGAAAATGTAGACGCGATTTTAATGGCTGGTGACGTGTTTGATACAGTCAACCCCCCAGCAGCCGCAGAAACCCTTTTTTATGAAGCTGCTGTGAAATTAACAAGCAGAGGCGAGCGTCCACTTATTATTATTTCGGGCAACCACGACAATCCAGAACGGTTATCGGCTTCACGTCCACTAGCTCATACAAGTGGCATCACGATTATTGGCTTTCCAACAATAGATCCGGTTGAAATAACGGTTCGAAATGGACAAAAGCTTTCGATCGCGGCTCTTCCTTATCCGTCGGAATCCCGATTAAATGAATGTTTAACAGAAGGCCAGGAAGAAGATGCACTCCAGCTCGCTTATGACGATCGCGTAAAAAAACTATTTAGCGATTTATCTGAGGCAGGTGGTGAGGATGCTGTTCATATTGCGATGAGTCACATTTACGTAGCTGGAAGCCGTGAAAGTGATTCAGAAAGGCCGATTCAAGTTGGCGGAGCTTATACCGTGTCTGCCAATTCCTTGCCAGAACAAGCGCAGTACGTGGCGCTTGGGCATTTGCACCGCCCTCAGACGATTACGAAAGGTTCCGCCCTTGCCCGCTATTCAGGCTCTCCTCTCGCATATAGCTTTTCGGAGGCCAATCAAGCCAAATCAGTAACGATAATTGATGTTGAGCCGGATGGACTAGCTCACATTAGTGAAATTCCGTTACAGTCTGGAAAACCCCTTGTGCGCTGGGTTGCAGATGAGGGAATCGAACAAGTCTATACATGGTTAGAAGAAGGAAAAGACGAGGAAGCATGGATCGATCTCGAAGTGCATTTAAACGATACGCTTTCCATTGAAGAAATCCATCGTCTTCGCAGTCAACATAAAGGCTTTATACATATTAGACCCGTTTTTAAAAAGAAAGAAGAACAGCGTGAAGTGTCGTATGCGAATTTACCAATAGAAGAGCTTTTTAAACGGTTTTATGAAAAGCAAACAGATGGTGCTGTCCCAGATGATGAACTTGTCCAGCTTTTTCTAGATTTATCACAGTCAGAGGAAGAGGAGTAA